The following DNA comes from Candidatus Paceibacterota bacterium.
ATGTGAAAGAACTAAACACAAAAGAACTATTAAATTTATGTCGAAAATTTTTACGCACTAGCTAAAAATCTTTCGACATGATTTTTGCGTGACAAAAATCAGCCCTCGGGTGGAGGGCTTCTTTGTATCTATCTTAGTTAGTTCGAGAAGTTAGACACGAAGAAAGCCTCCACCCTTTGTAAGGAGGAGAAGGCCGAGGACGAGTCCTTTAAATCCTGTGTCGTTCATATTTTTATAATACGCTCGAAAAAAAGAGAGTCAAGCGCCGAAAAATTAGGATAATTTTTCGGCGCTTAGTCAACCTATTCACTAATTGCAAATTATTTGCGTTTGTAATATACTCTACGAATGAAAGAAAAGGCGCATAAACTCGACTTCTCCGCCCTGCTTCGAAAGACGGGACTGAAAGCTACACCTGGTCGGGTTTCTCTTTTGACCTTGCTCTCCAGAGAGCCAAAACCGCTCACTGTCGAAGCGATCAAAAAGAAAGCCGGGAAAAAAATTGATACCGTAACTCTTTACAGAGCGCTTGAAGACTTCGCCGATGTGGGAATCGTCCGGAGAGTCGATTTTGAACATTCCCATGCACATTACGAGATTGTGGCCGGAAGAAAACATCATCACCATATCATCTGCAAGAAATGCGAAAAAGTGGAGGATGTAGACGTATGTGAATTTGAAGGAGTCGAAAAAAGCGTTTTAGGACAGACGAGAAATTTTTCTTCCATCATGAACCATTCGCTTGAGTTTTTCGGAATTTGTAATCAGTGCGTTAATACATAATCAATAACAAAATGATCATACTCATTAGTTTCGCAGCCTTTATCGCCACTCTTATCGGAGGCTTATTCGCTATCCGCTTCAAAGACAAACTCCATCTTGTACTTGGATTCAGCGCCGGCGCCGTTATTGGTGTAGCCTTTTTTGATCTTATGCCTGAAGCAATTGAGCTTGGCGAAAAATTTCACTCTCTCTCCACAATCACTTCTTGCGTCGCACTCGGATTTATTATTTATTTGGTACTCGATAGAACAATATTCCTTCATACTCATAAAGACGATCACGAAGGACACGAGCACAAAACAACACATCGAGGCATTCTCGGAGCTGGAAGCCTTTCAATCCATAGTTTCCTCGACGGCGTAGCAATCGGTCTTGCATTTCAAGTCTCTGCCGCTATTGGAGCTGTGGTAACAATAGCCGTTCTTGTCCACGATTTTTCTGATGGCATAAACACAGTGAGCCTCATCTTAAAGAATAGCGGAGAAAAGAAAAATGCTTTTCAATGGCTCCTTCTCGATGCGGTCGCTCCAGTTCTTGGTGCAACCTCTACCCTCTTTTTTACTCTTCCCGAACAGGCTTTAAGCATCGTGCTCGCACTCTTTGCAGGATTTTTCCTCTACATCGGCGCAAGTGATCTCATACCAGAAAGCCATCATGCGCATCCGAAATTTTTGACTACGGGAATGACGCTTCTCGGCGTTCTAGTCCTCTTTATTGCTATCCATTTCGCAAGTATTTAAGGAGTGGAAGAAGTGCGATAGAATAGCGATATGAAATCCCGTTAGAGGCTAACAAACAACTATGCAATTATATTTTCTTGAGCGATTATCAACAATCGAAGTAAGCCTCTAACGGGATGAAATACTTTTCTTCTTTTATTCTATTAACCCTAGTATTCCTTGGAGGAATCCAGGCCGCAAAAGCTGCAGATCTTGTCCCCGAAAGCAGGACAACAGCGAAAGCGCAAGTCTTGGAAATTCTTTCGCAAGAAAGAAAAGATATTCCCGGCACAGATACTTTAAGTGATTATCAAACCCTCAAAGTCAAAATTCTTGATGGTGATGAGAAAGGCGCTGAAGTGACTGTGGAAAATGATTATCTCAATCTGCAAAAAGGAGATGTATTTTATCTCATACACACTATAGATAAATATAATAACATTAATGTTTATTCGGTTTCAGAACCGTATCGCATTCCTGCTTTATATTTTTTCATAGGACTTTTTGTCGTCTGCGTCGTCCTCTTCGGCGGGAAACAAGGCGTGCGCGGGATCATAGCTTTAGCTTTGAGTTTTTTCTTTATCGGATTTTTGCTTCTTCCTGGAATTCTTCACGGGTACTCGCCAGTTTTAGTGAGCATCGGCGTTTCTTCACTCATCATTATTTTAGGCTCGTACATCACTCACGGATTCAATAAGACCACCAGTTCTGCAGTCATAGGAATGATCGTTACAATCATAGTGACAGGAATTTTAGCATTTTTTGCCATTAAGTACGCTAGACTCTCCGGATTTACTACTGACGAATCAGTTTACCTCAATCAAAACTCAAGAGGACAAATTGACCTCGCGGGGCTTCTTCTCGGAGGGATTCTCATAGGCCTCTTGGGTGTGCTCTATGATGCGGCGATCGGACAAGCGATAGCGGTCGAAGAGCTTCACGAAGTGGGCCCGCATCTTCCAAAATCAACCATCTACAGACGTGCAATACGGATCGGACGAGAACATATCGGCGCTCTGGTAAATACGCTGGCAATAGCATACGTCGGAGCATCCCTTCCCCTTCTCCTTCTCTTCTATTCATTCGGAACTGGTGATTATACCCAGACGATCAATAAAGAGATTTTTTCTACCGAAATTATTCGCGCGATCATCGGAAGCATCGGACTCGTGCTCGCAGTACCAATCACCACGCTCATCTCCACATGGATGCTGGTAAAAGAGACCCCGACAAAAGATGCTTTTCTCTTAGCAATGGAAGAAAAAGCGGTGGACGAAAAAACGCATCACCACTAAGCAAACAGCTCAACGGTTTTTACCGTTGAGCTGTTCTCAGGATTCACAGATTTGATGCAGTTCTAGACGAAATCGAGGCTTTTCTCGAGCTGTACTTAATAGTACAGTGAGGGAAAAACGCAAAATTTCAACGACGAAATGCGCAAATCTGTGAATCCTGAATTAGATTCCGTAGAGAATCGCCTCATTAATAAGCTCATACTTGAAAAGCTCATCTGTCTTGAACCAGTGTTTAATCTCATCTTCTGCTTCTTTCACCGAACCTGATGCATGAATTAAGTTTCGGACCGCTCGGCCATCTGTATCTGCCATCGCATACGAATCAAGAACGTAATCTCCTCGAATTGTTCCGACGTCAGAAGTGAGAGGTTCTGTTCCTCCAGTTACTTTTCGGACGATCTTCACCGCATTTCCTCCCTGCCACACCATCGCAACGACTGGGCCAGCACTTATGTATTTCTTCAACCCTTCAATAACATTCTGCGCAATAACAAGCGGATCATTTGACGGAGGAGTAAGGCCTTTTTCTTTGTAACTTTTTATTGATTTCTCCCCCACATTTTTCTTCCATTCAGGGTCGAGATTGTAATGTGCGTCAATATGAGCGCTTGAAGGGCGCATCATCTTCATACCAATAAGTTTGAGACCAATTTGTTCGTAGCGTTTAATAACTTCTCCAACAAGAGTTCTCTGGAGCCCATCTGGCTTAATAATGACAAGTGTTCTCTCTTCTTTGTGATGTGGCATTTGGGTAGCTTTTAGCTTTAATTCAATAATGCACGAGATTGTAACGGTTTTGAGAGAAAACCACAAGCTCTACATTTTTTCAAACACAAGGAGATGATGGGTGTCATTAATAGTCGGCTGATCGACGCCCAGATTTTCAGAATTTACCAATCGCCAGCCTTTTGCTTCAAAACGCTTTATCCAATCTTCTGGGATTTCGAACGTACCCGGAACTGGGACATCAGCATTATGGAAAAGACGATTGTAGAGATAGTCGTTCATAAACGTCCTCTCGTGATCTTTCTTTATCTCCCCAGGAGTAGCGCCAACGGGCACCGTTTCGATTACGACAAGCCTCCCGCCCGGTTTAATGATACGAGTCAATTCATCGAGAATTTTTTTATTGTCCTTTTCATGATGAGCTACGTTGGTCATCACAGCAAAACCAAAGTGTCCATTCTCTTCTCCAGTATTGCCCCCATCAAATTTTTTGATCGTAACCTTTATTCCAGGCCTTTTATACTCACGAGGGTCATACCCCACCATCTTGAAACCCAATTCATCCTGAATAAGTTGGGTCACTTGGCCATCCCCCGCTCCATAATCAACACCTTCTCCCTTCACGTCTTTGAGATGTTCCTTAAGTTGGCCGAAAATTTTCTTCGCTCGTTCTTTGAGACTCTCCTCGAGAATTTGAACCAGATTTTTATCTCCTACCTTTATATCTTGAAAATCTTTTAGGATTTTCCCTTCAGAAATATCAAGGCGAGAAGATGATTGTAACTCTTCAAATATTTGAGCCGTTAATGCTTTAGATCTCTCTTTGTCTAGTCCAAGCTGTCCAAATGTATAAATAAAATCATTCGCTGTACTTTCCCTTACTTCCTGATCATGAAGCGCAGAGATAATACGGTCTTTCATTATACCGAGCTCCTCTTGTTTCTCGGGAGAAATATCTTTTTCTGTCGTTGATTGATTATCTAATTCTTTCATTTTAGACAGCTTGAGAAACTGGCGCGGGAGCAGGAACAGGAGCCTTTGCATATTTCTTCATCACTTCTTCTTCCACTTCCTCTCTTGGACGGCCGAATTTGAGATAGGAAAGTTCTTTCAGTTTGGCTACGATGTCGAGATTTCCTTTTGGCGGAGCGAGGGTTTCGATATTGAATGGTTTGAGCGGCTTTCCACCGGAAAGCAGTTTCAAATATGCATTTCGATTATCCAAATTCATAATGTCTTTTTGGGTAAAGACCGGTTCAAATTGTTTTGCCAAGTATTCTGCATCTTCTGCTCCGACGCGGAATGTAGCAATGGAGCCGACGTTTCCGAAAACTGCGTCTTTAATATCTTCTTCGAGTTGGGCGATGAATTGGTGAGCTACAGAGAGTGAGAGCTTGTATTTTCTCGCTTCAGATAGAATTTGGGCGATGGAATTGGTCGTTACATTCTGGAATTCATCGATGTAAAGATAGAAATTCGGCAAATCTTTCCCAAATGAATCCACACGAGAAAGAGCCGCCATAAGGATTTTGCCGACAAGAATGAGACCGATGAGATTGGCATTGATGTCTCCCAACCGCCCTTTCGAGAGATTCACAAGAAGAATTTTCTTGTTATCCATCACATCGCGGAAATTGAAAGATGATTTTTCCTGCGCGATGATTGGACGCATAATTTCGTTCGCCAAAAATACATCGAATTTGCTGGTGATATACGGCACAATGTTTGCAAGCGATGCTTCACCGCCGGCTTTCTCTGCCACCTCTTTCCAGAATTGCACCACAACAGGATTTTTACATCTCGAAATTTTGAGATCGCGGAATGCTTTATTCGCCATGACCCGAGAAACTTCAAGAAGTGTCGAACCACTTTCTGGATCTTCAATAACAAGCATTGTTGCATTTCTAAAATACTGCTCGAACATCGGGCCCATACTTTCTGGATTTGCTCCGTATAATTTCTGGAAAATACTGAAAAGTTCGTTCACCACGAATGTTTTCTGTTCTGGATAATTTCTATCGTACTCGAGCATGTTCAAAGCCATTGGCCTCTCGATGCTTGCTGGATCAAAATAAATCACATCTTCATAGCGCTCTTTCGGGACAATCGAGAGAATATCTTGAATGTCAGAACCGTGCGGATCAATGAAACAAACACCCTCGCCCGCGAGAATATCCTGGGCGATCATATTTTTGAGAAGGGTCGTCTTTCCGGTACCGGTCTGTCCGATGACATACATATGTCGGAGACGATCTTCAGGAGTCATGAAAATCTTGGTATCGGTATTTCGATTCTTGTTTATACCCAAAAGTGTGCCCTTTTCTGGCAACCCGACAGGTGCAGGGGCAGTACCGGCTTTTGCTTGGCGAAGTTCCGGAGCGGTATCTACCTTTTGTGGGAAGTGAAGAATGCTCGTCAATTCTTTCAGGTTGAGAGGAATTTTGAGATCCTGTGAGAAGATGCGAAATGAAAAATCTTTTTCGAGTTCGAAAAGCTTCGAGCCATCAACATGTTTCCAAATAAAATGATTGCCTTGCGCGTTAGCAAATTGATTAAATGACGATTCGATTTCGGAAAGAATTCCCTGCGCGTCAGCATGATTCACCCCAGACGCCATTATCCTCACATTTACTTCTACGATCGGACTCTCGAGTTTTTTCTTGATCTGCTCTATAGCAATGTCGTCTCGAGCTTTTTCTTTATCCTGCTTGCGCTTTTTGTCTGAATAAAAGATGTCTTTGGCTACATCATATACATGCCCCGCGACGGTCTCAGGAAGAGCAGTGGCGCGTTTTACCGGCACGCCATTGTTAATCTCTTCCAGCGCCATTTTATAGCGCTGTGCATAGCCGTGTCCGGCAGGTTTGAAGATAAGCTGAAGCGCCGCTCCCTCTCCCTCTCGTTTTATTTTTGAAAAAGCATTAAGAACGACATTTAGAGGATCGTAATCGAACTGCTCGTAAGTCTTCAGAGGAAAGATCGGCTTACTCGCCGAGACCGCGTAAGAGCCGAGTGAAACTCCGGCTTCATTAAAAATATTGAAATCATCATTTACTTCTCTGATCTTTGCGTCTGAAAAGACACTAAGCATCTGTTTTTCAAAAAGGGACGATTTATCGGTCGGAACTGAAACGTAAAAAATCGTCTCCGGAGAACCGCTGGCATTGGCAATTTCAATCGAAAAACAATTCTCATCGGAAAGATCCTGTGGAGAGATGGAAAGCATCCCGGCATAAAACTGCTCCATTTTTGAAATGAGATTTTTGAGCTCTTTCGGATTCTTCCCCTCCTCTTCCTCTTCTTCAGGAAGCGAAACTTCGTAGAGAGTAGTCTTTAAAGATTTTTCAAGCGGACTTTTATTTTTAAGTCCTTTTGCCGGAAAACCTTGTCTCAAATACTGGACGAGCAGACGGTGAAAATCGTCTTCAAGATGAGGATTATGAATTCCATCAAGCACTTTGAGTGCATGAAATATTCCCTGCTCTTGGAGAATTCCAAGAAGCTCAGCCATCTTGTCATCATGCGTTTCCGGAGAAAGATTCAGCACTATTGCTTCTACTTCCT
Coding sequences within:
- a CDS encoding Fur family transcriptional regulator; translation: MKEKAHKLDFSALLRKTGLKATPGRVSLLTLLSREPKPLTVEAIKKKAGKKIDTVTLYRALEDFADVGIVRRVDFEHSHAHYEIVAGRKHHHHIICKKCEKVEDVDVCEFEGVEKSVLGQTRNFSSIMNHSLEFFGICNQCVNT
- a CDS encoding ZIP family metal transporter, whose amino-acid sequence is MIILISFAAFIATLIGGLFAIRFKDKLHLVLGFSAGAVIGVAFFDLMPEAIELGEKFHSLSTITSCVALGFIIYLVLDRTIFLHTHKDDHEGHEHKTTHRGILGAGSLSIHSFLDGVAIGLAFQVSAAIGAVVTIAVLVHDFSDGINTVSLILKNSGEKKNAFQWLLLDAVAPVLGATSTLFFTLPEQALSIVLALFAGFFLYIGASDLIPESHHAHPKFLTTGMTLLGVLVLFIAIHFASI
- a CDS encoding YibE/F family protein, which codes for MKYFSSFILLTLVFLGGIQAAKAADLVPESRTTAKAQVLEILSQERKDIPGTDTLSDYQTLKVKILDGDEKGAEVTVENDYLNLQKGDVFYLIHTIDKYNNINVYSVSEPYRIPALYFFIGLFVVCVVLFGGKQGVRGIIALALSFFFIGFLLLPGILHGYSPVLVSIGVSSLIIILGSYITHGFNKTTSSAVIGMIVTIIVTGILAFFAIKYARLSGFTTDESVYLNQNSRGQIDLAGLLLGGILIGLLGVLYDAAIGQAIAVEELHEVGPHLPKSTIYRRAIRIGREHIGALVNTLAIAYVGASLPLLLLFYSFGTGDYTQTINKEIFSTEIIRAIIGSIGLVLAVPITTLISTWMLVKETPTKDAFLLAMEEKAVDEKTHHH
- a CDS encoding nucleoside-diphosphate kinase; translated protein: MPHHKEERTLVIIKPDGLQRTLVGEVIKRYEQIGLKLIGMKMMRPSSAHIDAHYNLDPEWKKNVGEKSIKSYKEKGLTPPSNDPLVIAQNVIEGLKKYISAGPVVAMVWQGGNAVKIVRKVTGGTEPLTSDVGTIRGDYVLDSYAMADTDGRAVRNLIHASGSVKEAEDEIKHWFKTDELFKYELINEAILYGI
- a CDS encoding class I SAM-dependent methyltransferase, whose translation is MKELDNQSTTEKDISPEKQEELGIMKDRIISALHDQEVRESTANDFIYTFGQLGLDKERSKALTAQIFEELQSSSRLDISEGKILKDFQDIKVGDKNLVQILEESLKERAKKIFGQLKEHLKDVKGEGVDYGAGDGQVTQLIQDELGFKMVGYDPREYKRPGIKVTIKKFDGGNTGEENGHFGFAVMTNVAHHEKDNKKILDELTRIIKPGGRLVVIETVPVGATPGEIKKDHERTFMNDYLYNRLFHNADVPVPGTFEIPEDWIKRFEAKGWRLVNSENLGVDQPTINDTHHLLVFEKM
- a CDS encoding type IV secretory system conjugative DNA transfer family protein, whose amino-acid sequence is MELGSHQTFENPQEEIKFLRQEIAKKEEEVLERGEKPNHEKIAHEKIDELQNAVVNHPGIPAKLVQKEVEAIVLNLSPETHDDKMAELLGILQEQGIFHALKVLDGIHNPHLEDDFHRLLVQYLRQGFPAKGLKNKSPLEKSLKTTLYEVSLPEEEEEEGKNPKELKNLISKMEQFYAGMLSISPQDLSDENCFSIEIANASGSPETIFYVSVPTDKSSLFEKQMLSVFSDAKIREVNDDFNIFNEAGVSLGSYAVSASKPIFPLKTYEQFDYDPLNVVLNAFSKIKREGEGAALQLIFKPAGHGYAQRYKMALEEINNGVPVKRATALPETVAGHVYDVAKDIFYSDKKRKQDKEKARDDIAIEQIKKKLESPIVEVNVRIMASGVNHADAQGILSEIESSFNQFANAQGNHFIWKHVDGSKLFELEKDFSFRIFSQDLKIPLNLKELTSILHFPQKVDTAPELRQAKAGTAPAPVGLPEKGTLLGINKNRNTDTKIFMTPEDRLRHMYVIGQTGTGKTTLLKNMIAQDILAGEGVCFIDPHGSDIQDILSIVPKERYEDVIYFDPASIERPMALNMLEYDRNYPEQKTFVVNELFSIFQKLYGANPESMGPMFEQYFRNATMLVIEDPESGSTLLEVSRVMANKAFRDLKISRCKNPVVVQFWKEVAEKAGGEASLANIVPYITSKFDVFLANEIMRPIIAQEKSSFNFRDVMDNKKILLVNLSKGRLGDINANLIGLILVGKILMAALSRVDSFGKDLPNFYLYIDEFQNVTTNSIAQILSEARKYKLSLSVAHQFIAQLEEDIKDAVFGNVGSIATFRVGAEDAEYLAKQFEPVFTQKDIMNLDNRNAYLKLLSGGKPLKPFNIETLAPPKGNLDIVAKLKELSYLKFGRPREEVEEEVMKKYAKAPVPAPAPVSQAV